One genomic region from Sphingomonas paeninsulae encodes:
- a CDS encoding prephenate/arogenate dehydrogenase family protein, with amino-acid sequence MLPFARVSVIGLGLIGSSILRAVREAMPTVHLTGHDGDAAVRETVRALDLCDDVTDTAGTSVTDADLVILCVPVGAMGEVAESIAADLPPEAIVSDVGSSKAGVAAALASALPNNAVVPAHPVAGTERSGPDAGFAALFHHRWCILTPVPGTPEAAVLRVTEFWKRLGAEVETMEPAHHDKVLAITSHLPHLIAYTIVGTASDLESVTQSEVIKYSAGGFRDFTRIAASDPTMWRDVFLTNKDAVLEMLQRFSEDLTALQRAIRWGDGDALFDLFTRTRAVRRSIIEQGQDDGRPDFGRSDH; translated from the coding sequence ATGCTGCCGTTTGCGCGCGTATCGGTCATCGGACTCGGCCTGATCGGATCGTCGATTTTGCGCGCGGTGCGAGAGGCTATGCCGACGGTTCACCTGACCGGGCATGATGGTGACGCGGCGGTTCGCGAAACAGTGCGGGCCCTGGACCTGTGCGACGATGTAACCGACACGGCGGGTACGTCGGTCACCGACGCCGATCTGGTAATCCTTTGCGTGCCGGTGGGCGCGATGGGTGAGGTGGCAGAGAGCATCGCCGCCGATTTGCCCCCCGAAGCGATTGTCAGCGATGTCGGATCATCAAAGGCGGGCGTCGCGGCAGCACTGGCGTCCGCGTTGCCAAACAACGCGGTTGTGCCTGCACATCCGGTGGCAGGAACCGAGCGCAGCGGACCAGATGCCGGGTTTGCCGCGCTTTTCCATCATCGCTGGTGCATTCTGACACCCGTGCCCGGAACGCCCGAGGCTGCGGTGCTGCGCGTGACCGAGTTTTGGAAGCGGCTGGGGGCTGAGGTCGAGACGATGGAGCCTGCCCATCACGACAAGGTTCTGGCAATCACAAGCCATCTGCCACATCTGATTGCCTATACGATCGTCGGCACCGCTTCCGATCTGGAAAGCGTAACACAGTCGGAGGTTATCAAATATTCGGCAGGCGGTTTCCGTGACTTTACCCGGATCGCGGCGTCCGATCCGACAATGTGGCGCGATGTGTTCCTGACGAACAAGGATGCGGTGCTCGAGATGCTCCAGCGGTTTAGCGAAGACTTGACGGCGTTACAGCGCGCCATCCGTTGGGGCGATGGTGATGCCCTGTTCGATTTGTTTACCCGCACGCGGGCCGTACGGCGGAGTATCATCGAACAGGGACAGGATGACGGAAGGCCTGATTTCGGGCGTTCCGATCACTGA
- the hisC gene encoding histidinol-phosphate transaminase, whose amino-acid sequence MAIAPYVPGRSTTDDGRKVAKLSSNENPLGTSEAARAGFAAHAGDLERYPDAGASALREKIAAQYGLDPARVIYGTGSDEILHLIAGAYAGPGDEVIFVRYGFAVYEIATRRVGAEPVIAPDTDYATDVDAVLAAVTDRTRIVFIANPNNPTGTYSTKAEIARLHAALPKTVLLVLDQAYAEYLEDADDDGGLELAKTQSNVVITRTFSKIHGLAAERIGWGYGPAAAVDAMHRIRAPFNVTTAGQNAAIAALGAKNFIENSRAHNVRWRAWLVEEIGKLGNAGLRAVPSKANFLLILFEGSLTAETTYHALMDSGYIVRWLPGQKLGHGLRITIGTEDEMLGLVAALRAIVAEKVSETA is encoded by the coding sequence ATGGCAATCGCGCCCTATGTACCGGGGCGTTCGACCACGGATGACGGGCGCAAGGTCGCTAAGCTGTCTTCCAACGAAAATCCTTTGGGAACGAGCGAAGCGGCGCGGGCTGGTTTTGCGGCCCATGCAGGCGATCTGGAGCGGTATCCCGATGCGGGTGCCAGTGCGTTGCGCGAAAAGATTGCCGCGCAATACGGGCTGGACCCGGCGCGGGTGATTTATGGAACGGGATCAGATGAGATCCTGCATCTGATCGCGGGAGCCTATGCCGGGCCGGGCGATGAGGTGATCTTTGTGCGTTACGGCTTTGCGGTTTACGAAATTGCGACGCGGCGCGTTGGGGCCGAGCCAGTTATCGCCCCCGATACCGATTATGCGACCGATGTGGATGCTGTACTTGCAGCAGTGACGGATCGGACGCGGATCGTGTTTATCGCCAACCCGAACAATCCGACGGGGACATATTCCACAAAGGCCGAGATTGCGCGCCTGCACGCGGCTTTGCCGAAAACGGTACTGCTCGTTCTCGATCAGGCTTATGCCGAATATCTGGAGGACGCCGATGATGATGGCGGGCTGGAACTGGCAAAGACACAATCGAACGTTGTAATTACGCGGACGTTTTCAAAGATCCACGGGCTGGCGGCTGAGCGGATCGGCTGGGGCTATGGTCCGGCGGCTGCGGTTGATGCGATGCATCGGATTCGTGCACCGTTTAACGTTACGACAGCTGGGCAGAACGCGGCCATCGCGGCGTTGGGGGCCAAAAATTTTATCGAAAACAGCCGGGCGCATAATGTTCGGTGGCGCGCGTGGCTGGTCGAGGAAATCGGGAAGCTGGGTAATGCGGGCCTGCGTGCCGTGCCGTCAAAGGCAAACTTTCTGCTGATATTGTTCGAGGGGAGTTTGACGGCGGAAACGACGTATCACGCGCTGATGGATAGCGGCTATATCGTGCGCTGGTTGCCGGGGCAGAAGCTGGGCCACGGATTGCGAATCACCATCGGAACCGAAGATGAGATGCTTGGGCTGGTCGCAGCGTTGCGTGCGATCGTTGCCGAAAAAGTGAGCGAAACCGCCTGA
- the metX gene encoding homoserine O-acetyltransferase MetX, with amino-acid sequence MSEDQRFGPDRRVTLPGPLALDGGATLSPVEIGYETYGTLNAAKSNAIFITHALTGDQHIASPHPMTGKPGWWARMVGPGKPIDTDRFFVICSNVIGSCMGSSGPGSLAPDGAPFAMRFPVITIRDMVRAQALLLDHLGIDTLHAVVGGSMGGMQALSWAATFPDRVQAALVIASTARHSAQNIAFHEVGRQAIMADPNWRGGQYYADGVSPAAGLAVARMAAHITYLSESGLTEKFGRRLQAREAKTFGFDADFQVESYLRHQGLSFSDRFDANSYLYITRAMDYFDLAEEHGGMLANAFRGSKTRFCLVSFDTDWLYPTSESRNVVHALNASGAPASFVELSAPFGHDSFLLDVPALDRVVSGFLCPEC; translated from the coding sequence ATGAGTGAAGACCAACGCTTCGGTCCCGATCGGCGGGTGACATTGCCGGGACCGCTTGCGCTCGACGGTGGCGCGACGCTGTCGCCGGTCGAAATCGGCTATGAAACCTACGGCACGCTCAACGCCGCCAAATCCAACGCCATCTTCATCACCCACGCTCTGACTGGCGACCAGCATATCGCCAGTCCCCACCCGATGACCGGCAAACCTGGATGGTGGGCGCGCATGGTCGGCCCCGGCAAACCCATCGACACCGACCGTTTTTTCGTGATCTGTTCGAACGTCATCGGCAGTTGCATGGGCTCGTCCGGTCCCGGCAGCCTTGCTCCCGACGGCGCACCCTTCGCTATGCGCTTCCCCGTTATCACCATCCGCGACATGGTCCGTGCGCAAGCCTTGCTGCTCGACCACCTTGGCATCGATACGCTTCACGCCGTCGTTGGCGGCTCGATGGGCGGGATGCAGGCGCTTAGCTGGGCCGCGACCTTCCCCGACCGTGTGCAGGCCGCGCTCGTCATCGCGTCGACCGCGCGCCATTCCGCGCAGAACATCGCCTTCCACGAAGTCGGACGTCAAGCGATCATGGCCGACCCCAACTGGCGCGGCGGCCAATATTATGCCGATGGCGTGTCGCCAGCCGCTGGCCTCGCCGTTGCGCGCATGGCCGCCCATATCACCTATCTCTCCGAATCGGGCCTGACGGAAAAGTTCGGCCGCCGCCTGCAAGCGCGCGAAGCCAAGACTTTTGGCTTCGACGCCGATTTTCAGGTTGAAAGCTATCTCCGTCATCAGGGCCTGAGCTTTTCGGACAGGTTCGATGCCAACTCTTACCTCTACATCACCCGCGCGATGGATTATTTCGATCTGGCGGAGGAACATGGCGGGATGCTCGCCAACGCCTTTCGTGGCTCGAAAACGCGGTTTTGCCTCGTCAGTTTCGACACCGACTGGCTCTACCCTACGTCCGAATCACGCAACGTCGTTCACGCCTTGAACGCATCGGGCGCGCCCGCCAGCTTCGTCGAACTGTCCGCGCCATTCGGTCACGACAGTTTCCTGCTCGATGTCCCTGCCCTCGACCGCGTGGTGTCGGGCTTCCTGTGCCCGGAATGCTAA
- the metW gene encoding methionine biosynthesis protein MetW translates to MSLRADLSIIADHVRSGSRVLDVGCSDGALMAELRDRKGVDARGIEIDGSDVTAALARGLSVIQGDADTDLADYPDASFDYAILSQTLQTTRRPDRVLDQLLRVGSKAFVSFPNFAHWRVRASLLWGGRMPVTRSLPIAWYETPNIHHLTIDDFRAHVRERDIKVEGSWFLSGEKLTGEAVANFRAEHAVFLLSR, encoded by the coding sequence ATGAGCCTCCGCGCCGATCTTTCAATCATCGCCGACCACGTCCGTAGCGGCTCGCGCGTCCTCGACGTCGGGTGCAGCGATGGCGCATTGATGGCCGAACTCCGCGACCGCAAAGGCGTCGACGCGCGTGGCATAGAGATTGATGGAAGTGACGTCACGGCGGCACTCGCGCGCGGGCTATCCGTGATTCAAGGCGACGCCGACACCGATCTGGCGGACTATCCCGACGCCAGCTTCGACTATGCGATCCTCAGCCAGACGCTCCAGACAACCCGCCGCCCCGATCGCGTCCTCGATCAGCTCCTGCGCGTCGGCTCCAAAGCATTCGTGTCTTTTCCCAACTTCGCTCACTGGCGCGTCAGGGCATCGCTCTTATGGGGCGGACGGATGCCGGTAACCCGCTCGCTACCGATCGCATGGTACGAAACCCCGAACATCCACCATCTGACCATCGACGACTTTCGCGCCCACGTCCGCGAACGCGATATCAAGGTCGAGGGATCATGGTTTCTGTCCGGCGAAAAACTCACCGGCGAGGCTGTTGCCAATTTCCGCGCCGAACACGCCGTCTTCCTGTTGAGTCGCTAA
- the pheT gene encoding phenylalanine--tRNA ligase subunit beta, with amino-acid sequence MKFTLSWLQDHLETNHSVEQLADTLNAIGLEVEGIENAAEKLKSFRIAKVLTAAPHPQADKLQVLTVDAGDGPLQVVCGAPNARAGLVGVFGAPGAVVPSNGMVLKVAAIRGVESNGMMCSVRELELGEEHDGIIELPADAPIGQVYASWAKLDDPVFDIAITPNRQDCMGVRGIARDLAAAGAGTLKPLNIPQIVDNFPCSTEIRTDDAEGCPAFYGRIIRGVTNGPSPEWIQNRLKAVGQRPISALVDITNYVMFDHGRPSHAYDLAQLSGAVVARRATDGETATALNGKDYTLTSTMTVIADDNGVHDIAGIMGGEHSGVSDATTDVLLEVAYFDPERIARTGQALLLTSDARARFERGVDPAFLDNALALITGLIQSICGGEASEVVHAGQPPVSPKIIAYDTGLCARLGGVDVEPAEQKAILERLGFGVASDWNVTVPTWRRDVDGPADLVEEVVRIVGLDKVVSVALPRAEGVAKPTATPAQKQERKVRRTAAARGLNEAITWSFLSETQAAAFGGSSWTLSNPISEDLKVMRPSMLPGLLSAAQRNADRGADGIRLFEIGRRYLADAERATVGIVLAGERSARGWADGKAQAFDAFDAKAEAIALLEAAGAPVENLQIFGEAGAHYHPGQSGTLRLGPKTVLASFGALHPATAKAFDLSGAVVAAEIYLDAIPAKRGSGFMRPAFTPPPLQAVRRDFAFLVSVDVAGDALLRAVKGADKVAITGARLFDVFTGTGVPEGQKSLAVEVVLQPVDKSFTEDELGVIAAKIVAAAAKAGAVLRG; translated from the coding sequence ATGAAGTTCACTTTAAGCTGGCTGCAAGATCATCTTGAAACCAACCACTCGGTAGAACAACTTGCCGACACGTTGAACGCCATCGGCCTTGAGGTCGAAGGAATCGAAAACGCAGCGGAAAAGCTGAAATCGTTCAGAATCGCCAAGGTTTTGACCGCCGCGCCACATCCGCAGGCGGACAAACTGCAAGTGCTGACCGTCGATGCTGGCGACGGGCCACTGCAAGTCGTTTGCGGCGCGCCCAATGCGCGTGCGGGATTGGTCGGCGTGTTCGGTGCGCCGGGCGCTGTCGTTCCGTCGAACGGCATGGTCCTGAAAGTCGCGGCGATTCGTGGAGTCGAATCGAACGGCATGATGTGTTCGGTGCGCGAGCTGGAGTTAGGTGAGGAGCATGATGGTATCATCGAGCTTCCTGCCGATGCGCCAATCGGTCAGGTCTATGCGAGCTGGGCGAAGCTGGACGATCCGGTATTCGATATTGCGATTACGCCCAATCGGCAGGATTGCATGGGCGTTCGCGGGATTGCGCGCGATCTGGCGGCGGCTGGTGCCGGGACGCTGAAACCGCTGAATATCCCCCAGATTGTGGACAATTTCCCCTGTTCAACCGAAATTCGGACTGATGACGCCGAAGGTTGCCCTGCTTTTTATGGTCGCATCATTCGCGGCGTGACCAATGGTCCGTCGCCCGAGTGGATACAGAACCGTTTGAAAGCGGTCGGTCAGCGACCCATTTCCGCGCTGGTCGATATTACCAACTATGTGATGTTCGATCATGGGCGCCCGAGCCATGCCTATGATCTGGCGCAACTGTCGGGTGCGGTCGTTGCCCGACGCGCAACCGATGGCGAAACGGCCACCGCCCTGAACGGTAAAGACTATACGCTGACATCGACGATGACCGTGATCGCCGATGACAATGGCGTGCATGACATTGCGGGCATCATGGGTGGCGAACATTCAGGTGTTTCGGACGCGACGACCGACGTTCTGCTGGAGGTCGCCTATTTCGACCCTGAGCGGATTGCGCGGACGGGGCAGGCTTTGCTGCTGACTTCGGATGCGCGCGCGCGGTTTGAGCGGGGCGTTGATCCGGCGTTTCTGGACAATGCGCTGGCGCTGATTACCGGACTGATCCAGTCAATTTGTGGTGGCGAGGCTTCCGAGGTCGTTCATGCGGGTCAGCCGCCGGTGTCGCCAAAGATTATCGCCTACGATACCGGGCTATGTGCGCGGTTGGGTGGCGTTGACGTTGAACCCGCTGAGCAGAAGGCGATTCTGGAGCGGCTTGGGTTCGGCGTTGCTTCGGACTGGAACGTCACCGTGCCGACCTGGCGTCGTGACGTCGATGGCCCGGCCGATCTGGTTGAAGAAGTCGTGCGGATCGTCGGGCTGGACAAGGTCGTGTCAGTCGCGCTGCCGCGTGCGGAAGGCGTTGCCAAGCCGACGGCTACTCCTGCGCAAAAGCAGGAGCGCAAAGTTCGGCGAACGGCTGCGGCGCGTGGGTTGAACGAAGCGATCACCTGGAGTTTCCTGAGCGAGACGCAGGCGGCGGCCTTTGGTGGCAGCAGTTGGACGTTGAGCAATCCGATTTCGGAAGATCTGAAGGTGATGCGGCCGTCGATGCTGCCCGGCCTGTTATCGGCGGCGCAACGCAATGCGGATCGCGGGGCCGACGGCATCCGACTGTTCGAGATCGGGCGGCGATATCTGGCCGATGCCGAGCGGGCGACGGTTGGGATTGTGCTGGCCGGTGAGCGGTCGGCGCGTGGCTGGGCCGATGGCAAAGCGCAGGCGTTCGATGCGTTCGATGCCAAGGCGGAGGCGATTGCCCTGTTGGAAGCGGCGGGTGCTCCGGTCGAGAATTTGCAGATATTCGGTGAGGCGGGGGCGCATTATCATCCCGGTCAGTCGGGTACACTGCGGCTTGGACCGAAGACCGTGCTGGCGAGTTTCGGTGCGTTGCATCCAGCGACTGCCAAGGCGTTCGATCTGAGCGGTGCAGTTGTGGCGGCAGAGATTTATCTGGATGCGATTCCGGCCAAGCGTGGGTCGGGGTTCATGCGACCTGCGTTTACGCCTCCCCCGCTTCAAGCTGTGCGGCGTGACTTTGCGTTTCTGGTTTCTGTCGATGTGGCGGGCGATGCCCTGCTTCGGGCGGTTAAGGGTGCGGACAAGGTTGCGATTACCGGCGCGCGGTTGTTCGATGTGTTTACCGGGACTGGTGTACCGGAAGGGCAGAAGTCGCTGGCGGTTGAGGTTGTTTTGCAGCCGGTGGATAAGAGTTTCACCGAAGACGAGTTGGGCGTGATTGCGGCCAAAATTGTTGCTGCTGCAGCAAAGGCGGGAGCGGTTCTGCGGGGGTAA
- the pheS gene encoding phenylalanine--tRNA ligase subunit alpha — protein MTEALQTELLTAIAAADTLDALETVRIAALGKAGSVSALLKTLGGMTPEQRQAEGPRINGLRETVSAGIAERKRGLDAAALDARLATERLDMTLPAPEAPRGSVHPVSQVLDELSEIFADMGFAVATGPEIEDDWHNFTALNIPETHPARAMHDTFYFPDEVDGKKMLLRTHTSPVQIRTMTSQSPPIRIIAPGRVYRSDSDATHTPMFHQIEGLVIDRGIHLGHLKWTLETFLKAFFERDDVVLRLRPSYFPFTEPSVEVDVGYSIEKGKRVIGGSEGWMEVLGSGMVHRRVIESCGLDPDEWQGFAFGTGIDRLAMLKYGMDDLRPFFDGDLRWLKHYGFSAFDVPTLSAGVGA, from the coding sequence ATGACCGAAGCTCTGCAAACCGAACTCCTGACCGCCATCGCCGCCGCCGACACGCTGGACGCGCTGGAAACCGTGCGGATCGCTGCCCTTGGCAAGGCGGGCTCTGTGTCCGCTTTGTTGAAGACTTTGGGTGGGATGACGCCCGAGCAGCGACAGGCCGAAGGGCCACGGATCAACGGACTGCGTGAAACGGTTTCTGCTGGCATTGCGGAGCGAAAACGGGGTTTGGACGCAGCAGCTTTGGATGCGAGGCTCGCTACCGAGCGGCTCGATATGACTTTGCCTGCGCCCGAAGCGCCGAGGGGCAGCGTGCACCCGGTTAGTCAGGTTCTGGACGAGCTGTCAGAAATTTTCGCCGATATGGGGTTTGCCGTCGCGACCGGTCCCGAGATCGAGGACGACTGGCACAATTTCACCGCGCTCAACATTCCGGAGACACATCCGGCGCGGGCGATGCACGATACTTTTTATTTCCCCGATGAAGTCGATGGCAAGAAGATGCTGCTCCGCACGCACACTTCGCCTGTCCAGATTCGCACCATGACGTCACAGTCGCCACCAATCCGCATCATCGCGCCGGGACGGGTGTACCGATCGGACAGCGACGCGACGCATACGCCGATGTTCCATCAGATCGAGGGGCTGGTGATCGATCGCGGTATCCACCTCGGCCATTTGAAGTGGACGCTTGAGACGTTCCTAAAGGCGTTCTTCGAGCGCGACGATGTCGTCCTCCGCCTGCGCCCGAGCTATTTCCCGTTCACCGAACCTTCGGTCGAGGTCGATGTCGGCTATTCTATCGAAAAGGGAAAGCGCGTGATCGGCGGCAGCGAAGGCTGGATGGAAGTGCTGGGCAGCGGGATGGTTCACCGCCGGGTTATCGAATCCTGCGGGCTGGACCCTGACGAATGGCAAGGTTTTGCATTCGGGACCGGGATCGACCGGCTGGCGATGCTGAAATACGGGATGGACGATCTGCGACCGTTCTTCGACGGCGATTTGCGCTGGCTGAAACATTACGGGTTCTCGGCCTTCGATGTTCCAACACTCAGCGCAGGAGTCGGAGCATGA
- the rplT gene encoding 50S ribosomal protein L20, whose product MARIKRGVTTHAKHKKILDLAKGYYGRRKNTIRVARQAVEKAGQYAYRDRKAKKRNFRALWIQRINAATRAEGLNYGQFMHGLKLAGIELDRKVLADMAMNEGATFSTIIAQAKAALPEVSAQAA is encoded by the coding sequence ATGGCACGCATTAAACGCGGCGTAACCACGCACGCAAAGCACAAGAAGATCCTTGATCTCGCGAAGGGCTATTATGGCCGTCGCAAGAACACGATCCGCGTCGCACGTCAGGCAGTCGAAAAGGCCGGCCAGTATGCGTATCGCGATCGCAAGGCCAAGAAGCGCAACTTCCGCGCTCTCTGGATCCAGCGTATCAACGCAGCAACGCGTGCAGAGGGCCTGAACTACGGCCAGTTCATGCACGGGCTGAAGCTTGCCGGGATCGAACTCGACCGGAAAGTCCTTGCCGACATGGCGATGAACGAAGGCGCTACCTTTAGCACCATCATCGCGCAGGCGAAGGCAGCTCTGCCAGAGGTTTCGGCCCAGGCAGCTTAA
- the rpmI gene encoding 50S ribosomal protein L35 produces the protein MPKLKTKSGVKKRFTLTASGLLKHGVAGKRHRLTHHTAKYIRQNRGTKLLSKADTATVKAWAPYGLQ, from the coding sequence ATGCCCAAGTTGAAGACCAAAAGCGGTGTGAAGAAGCGCTTTACGCTGACCGCAAGTGGCCTGTTGAAGCATGGCGTCGCTGGTAAGCGTCACCGTCTTACGCACCACACTGCAAAATATATTCGCCAGAACCGCGGCACCAAGCTGCTGTCCAAGGCCGACACCGCAACGGTGAAGGCATGGGCACCGTACGGTTTGCAGTAG